GGCAGGCCGGGGGCGGGGGCCTCCTCGACGACCTTCTGGTTGCGCCGCTGGAGGGTGCAGTCGCGGTCTCCGAGGGCGACGACCTCGCCCCGGCCGTCGCCGAAGACCTGGACCTCCAGGTGGCGGGCACTGGTCACGAGCCGTTCGAGGAAGAGGCCGCCGTTGCCGAAGCCGGTGGTGGCGGTGCGCAGCACGGCGTCCCAGGCGCCGGTCAGCTCGGCGGGGGTGTGGCAGGCGCGCATGCCGATGCCGCCACCGCCTCCGGTCGCCTTGAGCATGACCGGGTAGCCGATGGTGTCGGCGGCGGCGAGAGCGGCGGCGACGTCGGGGAGGAGGCCGGTGCCGGGCAGCAGCGGCACCCCGGCGGCCTTGGCGGCGGCGCGAGCGGTGTGCTTGGTGCCGAAGAGCTCCAGATGCTCGGGGGCGGGGCCGATGAACGTCAGGCCGGCGTCGGTGACGGCACGGGCGAACGCGGCGTCCTCGGAGAGGAATCCGTAGCCGGGGTGGACGGCTCCGGCGCCGGTGGCGGCCGCGGCGGCGAGGATGCGGTCGGCGCGCAGATAGCTGTCGGCGGCGGGGGCCGGGCCGATGAGGTGGGCGGTGTCGGCCAGGCGGACGTGGGGGGCGGGGCGGTCGGCCTCGGAGTGGACGGCGACGGTGCGCAGACCGAGGGCCTTGGCGGTGGAGATGACGCGGACGGCTATCTCACCGCGGTTGGCGACCAGCAGGGTGTCGAACGTCATCCGCGCCCGCCCTCGGTGATGACCATCCGAACGGGGGTGGGGTCGAAGCCGTTACAGGGGTTGTTGATCTGCGGGCAGTTGGAGACGAGGACCAGGACGTCGGTCTCGGCGCGGAGAGTGACGCGCAGGCCGGGGGCGGAGATGCCGTCCACGATGCCGAGGGTGCCGTCGGGCTCGACGGGCACGTTCATGAACCAGTTGATGTTGCTGACCAGGTCCCGCTTGCCGAGGCCGTGGCGGGCGCCCTCGGCGAGGAAGTTGTCGACGCAGGCGTGCTGGCCCCAGGTGTGGTGGCCGTAGCGGAGGGTGTTGGACTCGCGGCTGCAGGCGCCGCCGACGGTGTCGTGCCGGCCACAGGTGTCGTCGGTGATGGTCATGAGCGGGGTGTGCTCGCTGGACATCAGGACGGTGCCGGTGGTGAGGAAGAGGTTGCCCTGGGCCTGGATGGTGTCGGGCGCGCTGTAGCGGACGGCGGTGTCGTGGGCGTCGTAGACGAGGAAGTCGACGGCCTGGTTGCCGCCGAGGTCGGTGATGGTCAGCGACTGGCCCCGGCGCAGGACGGCGGACCAGGGCGCGCGGGCGGGCACGGTGACGTCGGTGACGGTGACGGTAGCCGTGGCGGTCGCTGTGCTGGGCGCGGGCGCGGTCATGCGGCTCCCCTGGCGGCGAGGTGGTCGGCGGTGTTGAGGAACGCGCGGCGGCCCTCGGGCGTGGCCTCCCACAGCGGGTCGCCGGGGGCGGTGGGGCGGTCGCGCCAGGCGAGCACCTCCAACGGAGCACAGGTGTAGGCGGGACGCGGGTCGAGGGGGTGGGCGGCGTTGGCGATCAGCACGATGAGGGGCAGCTCGGCGCGCAGCGTGACAAAGGCGCCGGGGCCGGCCGAGCCGGTCCACTCCAGCGAGCCGTCCGGGCGGACGCGGACGCCCTTGAACAGGGTGAGGGCGGGCGGCAGGTCGCGCGGGCCGAG
Above is a window of Streptomyces sp. NBC_01803 DNA encoding:
- a CDS encoding urea amidolyase associated protein UAAP2 codes for the protein MTAPAPSTATATATVTVTDVTVPARAPWSAVLRRGQSLTITDLGGNQAVDFLVYDAHDTAVRYSAPDTIQAQGNLFLTTGTVLMSSEHTPLMTITDDTCGRHDTVGGACSRESNTLRYGHHTWGQHACVDNFLAEGARHGLGKRDLVSNINWFMNVPVEPDGTLGIVDGISAPGLRVTLRAETDVLVLVSNCPQINNPCNGFDPTPVRMVITEGGRG